TTCTTAGTGCATTTGGTATTTTTTTGCTGTGTGCCTCATGCTACTTAAATAGTTCTCTTACTCAAAATTCTTCAAATACAGATATTATTTTAAGATTAATTGTTGCTGGTGCTGGTACGGGTCTTAGTATGGCAACACTAATAGGTTCTATAATTGCTAACGTTCCTGTAGATAAAATAGGAATAGCTTCTGGAATAAGTAACATGACAAGAACACTTGGAACTGTACTTGGAGTTGCCTTATTTTTAACTATATTTACATCAAATATGACTACCCAGATATCTGATGCTAAAGACTCTGCTGTGCAAACAATAAAGAATGACACTGTATTTGATAATAAAACCAAGCTGCAGATGATTTCTTCTATCAAAGCAGGCAGTGATAAAAGCGTTAGTCTTTCAGAAATATTAAACACAATTGATAAAAAAGAAACTGCTGTACTAGCTTCTTCTCCAGCGATGGCTGAAAATAAAATCAAAGAAAGTTTTGAATCTCAAAAGAAAGAAACAAAAAAAATAGTACCTACTATTCAAGATACCTTTTTGACCTATACTGTTAAAGCTTTTAGTTTTACATTTAAAATGAGCGCTGTAATTCTTTTACCAGGTATACTTTTTGCATTATTCAGTGACAAAAAGAGATATCCTAATATAAAAAATAAGCAGGTTGTTTAAAACACAAACAATGCTTCGAGGATAGTACTAAGGCATTATTTCAAGAAAATAAAAGAACAATAAAAGTTATTTAACAAAGTATAATACTCCCCCTTCCCCCCCAGTGGCAACAGGTCCTACTGCATTGCAGTAGGACCTGTTTTTGTTATGTACTAATATAAAATCAGTTTCCCCAACATATGGTGAAGCAAAGCTATTTTGCCCTTGCACAACATTTAGACTATTATCTACACTTATATTTTCTAGAAGACAATCAATGTTAGCTGGAATATTACAAACTAACCAGTGTATCCAAGTGAAATCACAAAGTGGAATAGCCTCATGATCTAAAAAAGTAAAAACTTTTTTTAGAATTATTTACTCAATTTATTAAAAATGAGCAAAATTAACATGGCAAGGTGAAAATTATCAAGATATATAAACTATATATATCTTAAACAACCCACACCCCGAAGCTAAAACGTTTTTTTCAAGGTGTGTAGACTATAAATGCACCAAGGGTCCTGCCCCATTATAATAATTAATTTTGTCATTTAATTTCTCGAGATGTTCATTTGATTTTGCAATTTTTTCTTTAAGCGAGGTTCTATGTTTTATCAGCATTTCCATCCTTTCATTCATAGTAGAATCACCTAAAGCACGCAGCTTGGCATATTTTTGAATTTCCTTGATAGGCATTTGTGTATCTTTTAATCGTTTTATAAATTGCATCCAACTCACGTCAGTTTCACTATAACAACGCCTACCATTTTGTTTGCGATTTGGAATAATTAAATCTTCTTTCTCGTAATAGCGTAATGTGTATATGCTTATCTGAGTAAGATTTGAAAATTCCCCTATTGAATAATCCATCTTATAAATCTCCTTTTAATATTTGACATAGAGTTAACTCTACATTATATAATGAAAATAGTACCATATTAAAGGAGGTTTTTCAAATGAAACAAGATAAAAAATACACAGTTATTACAGGCGCAAGCTCAGGCATAGGATATGAAACTGCAAAGGCATTTGCAAAACGTGGTAAGAATTTAGTTATTGTTGCCCGTAACAAAGGTAATTTGGAAAAATTAAAAACGGAGATTTTAAATGATAATTCATCATTAAATGTCATAGTTAAGGACACTGATTTATCTATTATTAAAAATGTTTATCAATTGTATCAAGACCTAAAACCATATCAGCTTGAAACATGGATAAACAATGCTGGTTTTGGTGATTATGATAGTGTCGCTAATCAAAATTTAGAAAAGATAGAAACTATGTTACGACTTAATGTGGAAGCGTTGGTCATTCTATCTTCACTATTTGTACGTGATTATCAAAATATTGAGGGTTCAAAGCTTATAAATGTTTCATCTGCTGGTGGGTATATTATTGTACCAACTGCTGTTACTTATTGTGCAAGCAAATTTTTTGTAAGTACATTTACTGAGGGCCTAGCAAGAGAATTGGAAGCATCTAATGCTAAATTACAAGCGAAAGTATTAGCACCTGCAGCTACAAGAACAAATTTCGGAAACGTAGCTAATAATATAGAAGCGTATGATTATGATAAGTCTTTTGGTACTTATCATACTAGTAAAGAAATGGCTGATTTTTTACTTCAATTACATGATAGTAGTGAGGTGGTTGGAGCAATAAGTAGAGAATCTTTTGAATTTGAGTTATTACCTCCATTATTTAATTATGCAGGAAATCCAAAACATAATCAAAGTGTTATATTATAAAAGTCGATGTAATAAAACAATAAACTTTGCACTCGAGGTATTGTAAAATTTTAACAAAGATGTATAATTAACATGTATAGTAATCCATATCATTATAATAATTTAAGTAAACCTTAAAGAGGAAATGTTAATGATAATATGGAGGGTTTTTTTAAGACCATAGTTTGCAGCTGTAATATAAACAAATTGTTTCGGTTGATTTCTTGTTGACAAAAGCATACCTTGCTAAGGTAGCGATAGCATTGGTCATGCTTCGCTACCTTAGTTCTTTTAAAAATTTAATTGACGATACATCTGACCAATGTATCGTCAAAAAATATTTAAGAGAAGGAGTGTATATTATGTCAACAAGAAAATCAAATTCAAAACCGAAAACAAAAACAAAAACAAAAACAAATGAATTAATGTTGTTAGAAGCAAAAGAAAACCACAAGTTTATTATTGATTTTATTGATAATAGACACTTTCTTCCTTTTTTAAATATAGTGCTTTCTACCGTAGTCATAGGGATTATAGCAGGCATTTGTATTTACAAGGGCCAACTTGCAAATACAGCAATATTAGTTAGTGATATGCTAATGAAATTGTTTGTTGGCAGAAAGTAACCATGTTAGATAAGAGAGATTTTATACACCTCTCTTATCTTTTGGTATATTTGTTTATTTGCATATTATTTATTGTAATTTTCAAATGAAACACTTTAAAAATTACATATTGAATATTGATTCCGGCATATGCTTGTTTTTACCGGTATGTCGGCTGTACCCGATGGGTATTCCATAAATTAATAGCATTGGTAACCGTTATGTTCTATGTCTCAGCCAAACTTTCTTAATAGATATTATTTTATGTTAAATGTAATAATTATATTCTTCTATTGGTAGTGTTGAGCCTCGTACTTTAGTATTTTTTTGACAGTACATAAATTTTCATATAATTTATAGTATGCAGAAACAACAAAAATGTAACTAATGTATTAAAAGATTTATTAATACACTAGGTAAATATAGTTCATATCCTTAATTAGTTACCTTATAAGTTTAATAAGTATTATGGTAGATGGAAAGATAAAAAAGTAACAGTATTACTTGAAGGCAGTAAGGAATCTGAATTATTACCTTAAATAAAATTTGATAACACACAAGAAGTTATTGTCAAAACAAGACAAAGCACTTCATAAGAACTGATTTTGAAGAAAAGTTAATGGAACAGAATATTGACACTTTGATTTTAGGCGGTGTTAAAAAACAGCATAAACCGGTGATATATAAACGCTTATAGTCGTTTTAACTAAAGCCTTTTTTCTTATTGTGCATTTGAATGTATTTTTTATCTGATACATTATAAATATAGTACATTGATTATCTAAATCAAAATGGACATTTAAAAGATTTAAATCTTTAAGCAAACCGTATCCGTTCCTAATTTATTACATTTATGGAATGGCATTTTCCTTAGCGTATGAACTATCATTTTTGCGTATAGTACCCCTATATAGAATCTGTCTTATTAAAAAAGGAGGACTGTTTATGAAAAAGAATAATTATACAAAAATAGTGATATATATAATATGTTTTGTTGGTGTGTGCGCGCTAACCTATACCTATATTGTAAATCGTGACATAGTGACTACTACTAGGGGTGGACAAATAATCGATAGCAAAGACACAGCATCAAGAACAGCTAGTGATAGCTATAAATGGCCTTACATGATAAAGTATGAGAATAAAGGTGATGATTACATCGAGATTAAGTTCGGAATAGATTCACCATCTAAAATAATGTGTAGCAAAGCAGATTACGCTAATATAATAAGTGGTCATTACTATTATGTGAATTACTCATATAACAAAAAAAATTACAAAAACGTTAAACTGTTAGGTATATATGACCATGATCCTAATGCTAGATAATTACTTTAACCAATATGCTTACATTTAAATTTTGTGATTTAAACAAATAGCGAGTGTTTCTGCATTTGAAAACATTATATTATTTAATATTGATGTACCACCTTTGGAAATTATATTCCAAAGGTGGTATTTTTAAATGTAAATAGATTATTTATTATCAACTGTAGTTTCAGATTTTTTATAAGTATCTGCTAATTGCTGAGAAGGTTTGTTATAAGGGGTTGACCATCCGCGATTTACAGCTAGGGCTGTTAATGCTGAATGGCCACCTATTATGCCATTTAAGCTAGTTGAATATAACGCTCTTAGTTCAGGCGTCGAGCTTGTCAAAGTTGCTGCTAGATATGCATCTGCTGCACTTGTTGCAGAACCAATCATATTCCCAGCTATTACTTCATCATTAATATCTGTATTTCCTTTAACAATATTGTTGATTAAAGTCCCCATATTATTTTGTACCTCCTGTAATTGTTACTTGGTTTTCGTTAATAAATTGTTGTACTCCTTTTATTCTTCCTTCCATTGCTAAAACTCCAGTTTCAGCTTGCTTTTGTAAATCTTCATCGCTTATTAGATTCTTCATTACTTTAGCAACAGCCAAACCGTCTTTTTCCATAGTTAATAAAGATGTAAGTGATAATAATTCTCCTTCTGATAGTTGTCTCATATTATACCTCCGAAATTATAAAATTTTACTACATTATATTATGTGTAATATAAAAGTTATTAACCTATAAATTATATTCAAAACAAAACTGTTTCCTATTATTCATAAAAATCATGTTCCCCATCAAATGCAATTTCTTCAGTAGGACAATCAGGTGAGTTTAATTCAGTTAAATCCTCTATTTTACATTCTTCAAGCTTATCCTTTAAATAATCAATTTCTTCCGCTTGATCATCAATTAGCGCTGACATTTGATTTATTTCATATATGGCATCAGATTTAAACTCTTTAGCTTTTTTTATATCCATAATTTATATTTATCCTCTTAATCTAATAATTATTTTATTTTTTACCTGCAGCCCTAATAGCTTCTGAACGTGCATTAAATTCTTTTACATCTTCTGGAGTGCTAGAATTAACATTATTAGTCATAGTAGACATATCAGCACTTGGGTCATCCTTGGACGCATAAGATTGTTCATTACTTAGCACTTTTACTGAACCAACTTTAAAATCATTTGATTCTTTACTTGACTGTAAAGTAGCACCACTAGTACTACTGCTTACATTAGCTTTTTTATTTTTATTATTCATAAGTATTCTCCCTCCAAACATATAAATTACACTGTATTAATCAGTGTATAATATAGCTTACCCATTTCTATAAAATATAATTTAAAAATAGTTATTATTATATGGTACAATCTTTAGGCGATTTATCTTCTCTAATACCCTTAAATACAGGTTGCCTTAATCCACCATTTGCAGTTTTCATCATGAATTTTACAATACACACAAGTTTAGGCACTAGCCAAACTGCATTATCATTTCCAGAAGGCCATTCATTAAAAGGTTGTGTTCTTAATTGGGGTGTAGCTTTTATTAATTGAAAGTCTTCGGTAGATAGACCTAAGGTAACGTGACCTTTGTATACCAATTTCTTATTTGAATATTGACCAAGTACAATACTTATGACACCGCCATCCTTAAGAATATATCCACATATTACAAAATCATCATCTAATAAGTACTTAATCTTAATCCAATCCTTGGTTTTCTTGTCTAAATAATATTTGCTATCTTTTTTTTTGGCAACGATGCCCTCTAAATTATTTTGCTTCGCAAGTTGATAAAATTTTATTCCCTGTTCCTCGATATATCGAGAAATAGCAATTCTCTCATTTTCCTTGATAACTTTCTCAAGTAATTTTTTTCGTTGCATTAATGGTAAGTCCGTTACTGAGTGATCATCATAGTAGAGAATATCAAATGCTGTAAAACTTGCTGGTAATTTCGATGAAGCTAATTGAATTTTAAAGGTGTTTGACATAAGAGACCGCCTTCTAATTTCATAAAAATCAGGAACTCCATCTTTAATAATTATCAGCTCACCATCAAGTATACAACGGTGTTTGACCTGTTTGTGTATTTTTGAAAGCTCAGGTACTTTTGCAAGCATCTTCATGTTTCTTTTGTTGCGTAGCTCTGTAACATCCTTATCTAAATAAGCAATACAACGTTCACCATCTAGTTTTAACTCATAGATATAATCAGGGCTATCAAATGCCTCTTGATTTTCACCAATCAACATAGGTTTAATATTTTTATTCTCAAATATATCCATTATGCACCTTTGGGAGTTCTTTTACGGGTCGTCTTAGAAGTTGGTGTTTCTTTAACTTTATTTTGTTCAATACTCGCTTTAAGTGCATCCATTAAATTAATTACATTACTTGGAGCTTCAGTTTTGGCTGCGACAATTTCCTTTCCAGCTATTTTTGTTTCAAGTAAATCTCTTAACTTCATTTGATATTCATCTTTATATTTAGTAGGATCGAAAGGAGTAATCATAGAGTTAATTAATGCCTTAGCCATTGTAACCTCTGCCTCTACTAACTCTGGTTTATTATAAGTCTTAGCAAGGTCTTTAATTTCATCTTGATAATACATTGTAGAGATTAGTATTCCATCCTCACGTGGGATTATTGCAAGTAAAGTTTCTTTTGTTCCCATTACTGTCTTACCGATTGCAATTTTCTGCTCACTAATAAGTGCAGCGCGCAGAAGTTCAAATGCTTTGTCTCCACCAGCTAGAGGGGTAGCTTGATATGTTTTGTCATAATAAATTGGAGATATTTGATTAAGTTGCGCAAAGTGCATTATCTGAATAGATTTTTCTTTTTCAGTTTTGATTTTTTCTAAATCATCGTCGGTCACAACTACATAATGATCTTTATCGTATTCATATCCTTTGATAATATCCTTTGATAATATCTTTTGTTGTAATTTCTTTACCGCAATGACTACAAGATTTTTTGTATTTTATTCTCGAATTATCCTCATCATGCAATTGATTAAAATGTATATCGTTATCTTGGGTTGCTGTATACATAGATATTGGTATAGAAACAAGTCCAAAAGAAATAACTGTTTTGTTAGCTACAGCCATTATTAACACCTCACTTACTTTTTTTATTTAGTATAACCAAATTCTCTTATAAAAATTTAAAGTTGGTATACTTAGCGTGAGCAAGTTTATTTTTTAATGAGTATATGCTAGCTTTAACACAAGTGGTTGGTAAACTTAAGAAGAAAGGACTTGTTGATCAATATGATAAAATAGAAATTATAAATACATTTCTTGAAAAGTTAATAAATAATTGGCCCCATAATTAATGGGGCATTTTTAAAACAATATGTTTTAGTTACTAAAATATATTGTTTGGAGATTTTCGATGATGGTATTGCAGAAATCGTATCTTGTTATCCAGACCATGTAGCAAATTTAGGATTTTAGAATAGCTAATAAATATTTTTATTACTATTTTAGTTAGCGTTATCAATAATATAATTACCAGTAACTTCGATTTCATTACCATCAGGGTCATCAACTATAAAGAAATAATAGGGCATAGTAATATTTACATACATAATTTCCGATATTTTACCTATATTTAGATTCTTAACCCTTTTGAATTCTTCATTTAAATTATCAACATTGAAATTAAATACTACTGTTTTACTTGCACCTGTATTTTCTTTCCTTAAATATTTAATATATGCTTCGTTATAATGAAACTCAATGTTTTCATTTTTATTTAGCATATCAATATCATATTGTAAATTGTACAAAGCAAGAGTGCTTCCACAATGAAACATTACCCAACGTTCCTTATTTGAGTATTGCGGTTGTATTTGAAGCAGTTTAGAATAAAAAATTACAGACTTTTCCATGTCGCTTACTTTAATGTAAGTACATCCTAAATTCATTTAAATCAACCCCCTATTATTTAAACAATCTTTATTACGACTTATTTTACGATTATGACATAATTATATGGGTAATTGTACTATAGTTTACTACAAATTCTATATAATAAAAATGAAATTGTTTTGTTATATATAGAAGTTAGGGTTAGCACCAACGTTTCCAGTAAACCCCACTTTAAGAATAAAAAGGATATGTGAAATGTTTTAAAAATAAATAGACTTGGTGCAACATCTATAAAACAGTATATAACCACATATTGGATATTAATTCCAGTATGTGGCCTGTTTTTAATCATATGTCGATTGTACCCGAATAGCTATTGTTATCGCATTGATTATACTATTTCATCTTTGATTGATTCTATTACATTACTTTTTTTAACACCTGTTGAAGATATCCCATACGCCAAAAATATAGATACGATTATAAGCATAGCATACACTAAAATTGGTACAACTGGAAAAACTGACATAAACTCAGACCCTGTGATTAAGGTTAATCTTAACATAAACCAACAAATAAATAATACTATTGGTATGCTAACAATAATGGGTGTTAATGCAAAGAACAAACCTTCTATCATCAACATTTTATTTAATCCTTTTGGTGTTAATCCTACTGCCCGAAGCATAGCAAATTCTCTTTTGCGCAGTCTAAGATTATTCGAAATGGTAGAAAAAGCATTAATAATGCCAATTAATCCAAACATTAAGGCTACAGCAAAAACACCAATAGAAACGGCTTTTTGAACCAGTTCGTCATTATTTTTTTCGTCCAGTAGAGTCCATATATTAACATCTTCGGATCCAAGATAAGAACTGCAAATTTGAGTTAGTTCTTTCTTCACAGCTGGACTAGCCTTATCGCCCACCAATAAATCAATTGACATACTGCTAGATTCAAGCATACGCTCTGGCATAAAATTACTAACTAGTTGCTGATAGCTCTTCATAGGAACTATATATGCTAAGCTGTATCCACCCATTCCTAGCTCAGAGGGCGGAATCTCTGTAACATGACCTACTTGAGCATTAAATTTATAATTTGTATTCATAT
This window of the Clostridium estertheticum genome carries:
- a CDS encoding RNA ligase family protein, producing MDIFENKNIKPMLIGENQEAFDSPDYIYELKLDGERCIAYLDKDVTELRNKRNMKMLAKVPELSKIHKQVKHRCILDGELIIIKDGVPDFYEIRRRSLMSNTFKIQLASSKLPASFTAFDILYYDDHSVTDLPLMQRKKLLEKVIKENERIAISRYIEEQGIKFYQLAKQNNLEGIVAKKKDSKYYLDKKTKDWIKIKYLLDDDFVICGYILKDGGVISIVLGQYSNKKLVYKGHVTLGLSTEDFQLIKATPQLRTQPFNEWPSGNDNAVWLVPKLVCIVKFMMKTANGGLRQPVFKGIREDKSPKDCTI
- a CDS encoding Ku protein, which gives rise to MAVANKTVISFGLVSIPISMYTATQDNDIHFNQLHDEDNSRIKYKKSCSHCGKEITTKDIIKGYYQRI
- a CDS encoding MerR family transcriptional regulator produces the protein MDYSIGEFSNLTQISIYTLRYYEKEDLIIPNRKQNGRRCYSETDVSWMQFIKRLKDTQMPIKEIQKYAKLRALGDSTMNERMEMLIKHRTSLKEKIAKSNEHLEKLNDKINYYNGAGPLVHL
- a CDS encoding spore coat protein codes for the protein MGTLINNIVKGNTDINDEVIAGNMIGSATSAADAYLAATLTSSTPELRALYSTSLNGIIGGHSALTALAVNRGWSTPYNKPSQQLADTYKKSETTVDNK
- a CDS encoding SDR family NAD(P)-dependent oxidoreductase, which gives rise to MKQDKKYTVITGASSGIGYETAKAFAKRGKNLVIVARNKGNLEKLKTEILNDNSSLNVIVKDTDLSIIKNVYQLYQDLKPYQLETWINNAGFGDYDSVANQNLEKIETMLRLNVEALVILSSLFVRDYQNIEGSKLINVSSAGGYIIVPTAVTYCASKFFVSTFTEGLARELEASNAKLQAKVLAPAATRTNFGNVANNIEAYDYDKSFGTYHTSKEMADFLLQLHDSSEVVGAISRESFEFELLPPLFNYAGNPKHNQSVIL
- a CDS encoding VOC family protein; this encodes MNLGCTYIKVSDMEKSVIFYSKLLQIQPQYSNKERWVMFHCGSTLALYNLQYDIDMLNKNENIEFHYNEAYIKYLRKENTGASKTVVFNFNVDNLNEEFKRVKNLNIGKISEIMYVNITMPYYFFIVDDPDGNEIEVTGNYIIDNAN
- a CDS encoding Ku protein, which encodes MTDDDLEKIKTEKEKSIQIMHFAQLNQISPIYYDKTYQATPLAGGDKAFELLRAALISEQKIAIGKTVMGTKETLLAIIPREDGILISTMYYQDEIKDLAKTYNKPELVEAEVTMAKALINSMITPFDPTKYKDEYQMKLRDLLETKIAGKEIVAAKTEAPSNVINLMDALKASIEQNKVKETPTSKTTRKRTPKGA